The uncultured Desulfovibrio sp. DNA window ACAGAAATAAGTTCTGGATCCACAAGGGTCAGGCCAGCTTCAGAAATTTTATCCAGATTTCGCCCGCATTTTGAGCCGCAAATACCAATAATTTTTTTGGAGTATTCGCCAAAAGGCACGTTAACGGTGAATTCTGGGTTTTTATCCAGCAATTCGCGTGTAAAACGGTGCTCGCGCACATAGGCCACAAATACCGGGCTGGACCAATCAATGCCGAGTGTTCCCCAGCCAATGGTCATGCTGTTTACCCGGCCATCCGCCTTGGAAGTAAGCAATATGCCCTTGGGCAGAGCTTCAAGAATATTCTTGGCATATTCGGCAACGATAATTTTTTTTCTTTCCATAATTCAATCCTCATTTGGGTGGTAATATAGTGCGGGCTTAAAAGCCACTCTGCAGATTTGTGGGTGCAGCCAGAACGGGTTTGGTGGGGCATTGATGATTCCCACGAATAGGGCCTTGCATTCCCTTGAAAAAAATTGCCTGTTTCCCGTGTTGCGAATCGATTATTAGACCGGTCGTATAATAAGTCAAGCAGATTTATTTGTTCGCAGCATGCGGGGCATACTCGGCAGCATAACCATCTGCCCATATTATAATTTTGGAGAATAAGGCAAATAAACAGGAGAATCGTGCTAGCGACCAGCCCCTTGGCAGGAGTATGAAAATATCGGGATTAAGGCCTGCCCGCTCTTGGCAGCCCCCTGCCGCAGGCGGTATTCTCCTCATGGCAGCCCGTGCCCATGAAAGCGAGAAATAAAAATTTTGTAACCGCGCACAAGTTGCTGCACTTTTTGGCTCACGCTCAATTATGCAATACAATCCTTCCGGTTCATACAGCTAAACGCAAAGGTGAATACTTATGGAAAAAGCAAAGGTGTACTTTACAGATTTTCGCACCAAGGCTTTTGGCGATGGCTTGCCCACCAAGCTGAAAAAAATGATCAAAAAAGCAGGCATCGGCCATATTGATATGAAGGGTCGCTTTGTTGCCATCAAACTGCACTTTGGAGAACTTGGCAACATAAGTTACCTGCGCCCCAACTATGCGCGCGCTGTTGTTGACACGGTCAAGGATTTTGGCGGTAAACCGTTCTTGACCGACTGCAACACCATGTATCCCGGTAGCCGCAAAAATGCCCTGGAACATCTGGAATGCGCCTGGC harbors:
- a CDS encoding flavin reductase family protein, encoding MERKKIIVAEYAKNILEALPKGILLTSKADGRVNSMTIGWGTLGIDWSSPVFVAYVREHRFTRELLDKNPEFTVNVPFGEYSKKIIGICGSKCGRNLDKISEAGLTLVDPELISVPAIKELPLTLECKIVYKQKQDLPSLITEYQSKFYPQDVDGSAVGANRDAHIAYYGQIVSAYILQ